GTTTAGAGCTGCCGCACTTTCGCAGCAGTTCTTGCGTGTATATTTAGAATTCTATAGATCAATACGAGTTGGTATGTCATCTTTACCCGTGGTCCGGGAATTCTAATCACGCCCCTTGCATATGGTTATACGCTTTCTTCAGGTGAGTGAAGCTTGAATTCGCTCTCTGCCCGCCCTACGACTTTACCTGCGTCGTTCCGAATGTCAGGTGGATATACTTCTGCCAGTCGTTCGATGGTTTTCCGATTGCTGTAGCCAATCTGCTCCAGAATGGATTGGGCAATATAGGCCCATTCTTCTTCCGAACCATCAAGCACTTTGAACGTAATTCCGAGGCGTTCCTTTTTCAGGGCAAAACCAAATACACCCTTGAAGCCACCTTTAGCTACAATGTTGCTGTCTTCCAGCAGCACGGAATCCACACGCTGCGTTCCTCCTACCATTAACGGATATTCGTTCATGGCTCCAGTAATGGTCTCTACCGCGGAACGTGTAGACAGGTCCTCGATCAGATCCGGGCAAGCCAGCTTCAGATATGCGTTCGACAATGCCGACAATGGCAACGAAAATACCGGAAAGCCGCAGCCATCCGTCCCAAGTTTAATCTCTTGCTGTTCAATCCCTGCCATATAGGCCATGGTCTCCAGAATTTCACGCTGTACCGGATGTTCTGGTTCTGCATAACTTCCCAAATCGGCCTGTTTCATCTGAGTGTATGCGAGAACGCCCAGATGTTTACCGGAGCAGTTGTGGAGAATACGACGCTTCTCTCCTTGAGATCGTAGCCATTGATTTCGGCTTTCTTCATTGAGGGGGTAACTCGGTGCGCAAATCAAGCACTCTTCACCCAACCCTATTTTGCTTTCTATCTGCTCCAACACCTGAATATGCATCGGCTCCGAACGGTGTGAGGAAGACATAATGGCAATCTCCTGAGCTGTCAGACCGTAATGCCCAGCAATACCAGCACGAATTCCCGGAATGGCCTGAAAGGGCTTGGCAGATGAACGGGTAAACGCTCTAAAATGCGGATCTCCGGCTGAATATACAACATTGCCGTTCTCATCCGTAATGCTTATGTGTCCGTAATGGGCGCATTCCATAACGCCCGCACGGTATTCTTTAATTAACAGGGCACTCTCCATGCGAGTTCTCTCCTTTATACTCCCGAATTCATCTCTGCTTTGCGTCACGACGCCGCATGGGATATCTTAAATAGTATAGTACAAAAGCGACGTTTTTACAGTTTTTTCGACAGACATTTGGGGTAATCCTTTATCAATCTTTATCTACCTACTACCATTACTGAAGGAGATACTTATTTATGCTGCGCAAAACGCAATTACCCACTTCCGGGTTAGCTCGCAAAACTTCAGTACGTCCACTGCTCAACTGGGCTGGTGTCGGAATTATAGCCAGCGTTTCGGTCGTCTTCTTGCTGGCGGCTCTGGGAGCGTTGCTGGGTAACGATGTTATCCTTTCATTGGATGACAGGATCCAGCAGTTATTTTATCTGAACTCAGATTCACGTCTTCATCTGTTGCCTTTCATTTCATTCATTACTGCGCTCGGTTCTTTCAGACTTTCTGCCATCGCAGCTATCGGTTTTTCAATTCTTTTCTTGTGGCAGCGTCGTCCCCGTTTCCTCATATATGGTTATGCGTTACTCAGCAGTTTTGCCATGATGTGGATTCTCAACACCTTATTGAAGGAAATATTCAGGCGTAGTAGACCTGAGCTGGAACATCTGCTGGTTGTTCATGGATATAGTTTTCCAAGTGGTCATGCGATGATCTCGATGGGGTTTTATGGCATGCTCTTTGTCATCTGGACGATTGAACGACATCAACGTATGTCTGGAGTTGCACTGCCTGTCATTTGCGGAATCACATTTATATTTCTGGTCGGCCTCAGCCGCATCATGCTGGGTGTACATTTTCCAACCGACGTTTTCACCGGATTTGCTGCAGGACTGGCTTGGATCTTCTGTATGATTAAAGGGATTCAACGTTCCGTCTGAATTGTACTATCCTATAATTTCCAGTATAGATCTCCCTACATTGATTGTTTCACCTGGAAGCACGGCGTTTATATACGAAGTAAGCAAACGCGAACAGACACCATCCTACATCAAGTACAAAGGAGGCGGTTGTTATGTGGGGTATTATTATCAGCATTGTGATGGCAGTCATTATCGGTGTAATCGGTGATGCACTTGCCGGTCATAACATGCCTGGAGGAATTATTGGTGCAATGGTTGCCGGATTTGCCGGAGCCTGGCTGGGAGCACTCTTGCTTGGTAACTGGGGACCGGTCATCGGTAACTTTGCCGTAATTCCTGCTATCATTGGAACAGCAGTCTTTGTCTTTTTGCTGGGGCTTGTGTCCAGACTGTTCAGACAGGCTGCCTGATCGGTGCAACAAGGTGTTCGTTGTTTCGTATTCGTTTCTTAAATTTGAAGAAGGAGTGATTTGACATGAATAAAGCAGAAGAACAATATCCTGTACAAAGCGGTTCCACTTTCGCCAAAGGTATTTTCATCGGAGGTTTGCTGGGAGCAGCAGCAGCACTACTCTTTGCCCCTAAACCAGGACGCGAATTGCGTGATGACCTTTCCGAGAAAGTGGGGATCGTTACAGATCGCACAAAAGAAGTTGCAGCGGTTGTCGGTGATAAAGCTTCCGAACTGGCTAAAACGGTCTCTTCCAAAACTTCTGATATTGCAAAAACGGTAAACCAAGGCCGTAATGACGTTATGGACTCCGTAAGAAAAGCTTCCGCTGATGTAGCGAATGAAGCATCCAAAGCGTCGGACGAAGTGGCTACCGCTTCTGTAGAAGCGAAGGAAGATGCACGTAAAGAATTGAACTCGACCAGCCTGTAAGGCTTTGGATCGAGTGACCAATAGCCAGCTGTAT
This window of the Paenibacillus marchantiae genome carries:
- a CDS encoding asparaginase, whose protein sequence is MESALLIKEYRAGVMECAHYGHISITDENGNVVYSAGDPHFRAFTRSSAKPFQAIPGIRAGIAGHYGLTAQEIAIMSSSHRSEPMHIQVLEQIESKIGLGEECLICAPSYPLNEESRNQWLRSQGEKRRILHNCSGKHLGVLAYTQMKQADLGSYAEPEHPVQREILETMAYMAGIEQQEIKLGTDGCGFPVFSLPLSALSNAYLKLACPDLIEDLSTRSAVETITGAMNEYPLMVGGTQRVDSVLLEDSNIVAKGGFKGVFGFALKKERLGITFKVLDGSEEEWAYIAQSILEQIGYSNRKTIERLAEVYPPDIRNDAGKVVGRAESEFKLHSPEESV
- a CDS encoding phosphatase PAP2 family protein, which translates into the protein MLRKTQLPTSGLARKTSVRPLLNWAGVGIIASVSVVFLLAALGALLGNDVILSLDDRIQQLFYLNSDSRLHLLPFISFITALGSFRLSAIAAIGFSILFLWQRRPRFLIYGYALLSSFAMMWILNTLLKEIFRRSRPELEHLLVVHGYSFPSGHAMISMGFYGMLFVIWTIERHQRMSGVALPVICGITFIFLVGLSRIMLGVHFPTDVFTGFAAGLAWIFCMIKGIQRSV
- a CDS encoding GlsB/YeaQ/YmgE family stress response membrane protein, whose protein sequence is MWGIIISIVMAVIIGVIGDALAGHNMPGGIIGAMVAGFAGAWLGALLLGNWGPVIGNFAVIPAIIGTAVFVFLLGLVSRLFRQAA
- a CDS encoding YtxH domain-containing protein, whose protein sequence is MNKAEEQYPVQSGSTFAKGIFIGGLLGAAAALLFAPKPGRELRDDLSEKVGIVTDRTKEVAAVVGDKASELAKTVSSKTSDIAKTVNQGRNDVMDSVRKASADVANEASKASDEVATASVEAKEDARKELNSTSL